The following DNA comes from Desulfuromonas sp..
CTATGCAGCAGATACATCTCCTAACATCGCATTCCATTCGAATCTTTGGCGCGATAATCTTTTTCTTTCTCTCGTCGACCTAGGTCATGACGTCGTTGAGTTCGATTTCGACTTTAGAGAAACTTTTCAGAGAATCAACACCTCTGACCCGAGACACTCATCATTTATCAAAAAAAATCGTGGTAAAGTTTCCGAAGAACTTCTTAAGCAAATTAAAATCGAACATGCCAAAAAGCCTTTAGACCTTTTCTTCAGTTATTTCTATGACGCCTGTATTTGGCCGGAAGTCATAGATGAAATTAGGTCCATGGGAATTAAAACCGTCAACTGGTTTTGTAACGGATCGTACCAAATTCACCTCGTAAAGGAGATTTCCCCCCATTATGACTGGTGCTTGGTCCCAGAAAAATTCCGAATCGAAGATTATAAAAAAATGGGCGCAAACCCCATATATTGTCAAGAAGCTGCCAATCCTAACATTTACAAACCCTTTGAACTGACCAGGGACTTCGATGTCACTTTTGTCGGTCAAGCGTATGGTGAGCGACCTTCCTACGTTCATCATTTGCTACAAAAGGGCCTTGATGTCAGGGTGTGGGGGCCCGGGTGGGGGCGAGATTCAATTGCTGAGTCACAAGATTTTTTCTCCAGATTTTTCAATTTGGGAAGTAAGGTTTTGGTGGCGAAGAATTGGAAAGGACTTCTGAATAAATTTCAAAGG
Coding sequences within:
- a CDS encoding glycosyltransferase, producing the protein MRIFYAADTSPNIAFHSNLWRDNLFLSLVDLGHDVVEFDFDFRETFQRINTSDPRHSSFIKKNRGKVSEELLKQIKIEHAKKPLDLFFSYFYDACIWPEVIDEIRSMGIKTVNWFCNGSYQIHLVKEISPHYDWCLVPEKFRIEDYKKMGANPIYCQEAANPNIYKPFELTRDFDVTFVGQAYGERPSYVHHLLQKGLDVRVWGPGWGRDSIAESQDFFSRFFNLGSKVLVAKNWKGLLNKFQRKHQQKAVIRQIPQNVVGGILSDQELVKIFSRSKINLGLSACGDPQSTGSRILQVRLRDFEVPMSGGFYVVEYMEELEQFFEVGKEIVCYSCLDDLTEKIKYYLRNDSEREKIRLAGYERCLREHTWKKRFEKVFFEMGLK